From a single Lactococcus allomyrinae genomic region:
- the rfbA gene encoding glucose-1-phosphate thymidylyltransferase RfbA translates to MKGIILAGGSGTRLYPLTRAASKQLMPIYDKPMIYYPLSTLMLAGIKDILIISTPTDTPRFKELLQDGSEFGINLEYAVQPSPDGLAQAFIIGEEFIGDDSVALILGDNIYHGPGMSKMLQNAAAKEKGATVFGYHVSDPERFGVVEFDDKMNAVSIEEKPEQPKSNYAVTGLYFYDNDVVEIAKSIKPSPRGELEITDVNKVYLERGDLSVELMGRGFAWLDTGTHESLLEAAQYIETVQRMQNVQVANLEEIAWRMGYISADDVYELAQPLKKNEYGQYLLRLIGKD, encoded by the coding sequence ATGAAAGGGATTATTTTGGCCGGAGGGTCTGGAACTCGTCTTTACCCTTTAACTCGTGCTGCAAGTAAGCAATTGATGCCTATTTATGATAAACCAATGATTTACTATCCACTGTCAACATTGATGTTAGCAGGGATTAAAGATATTTTGATTATCTCAACTCCTACAGATACACCACGTTTTAAAGAGTTGTTGCAAGATGGCTCAGAATTTGGTATTAATCTGGAATATGCAGTGCAACCTTCTCCGGATGGATTGGCGCAAGCTTTTATCATTGGAGAGGAATTCATAGGTGATGACTCAGTTGCGCTGATTTTGGGCGATAATATTTATCACGGACCAGGTATGTCCAAAATGCTTCAAAATGCAGCTGCTAAAGAAAAAGGGGCAACCGTCTTTGGTTATCATGTTTCTGACCCAGAGCGCTTTGGCGTTGTGGAATTTGATGACAAGATGAATGCTGTTTCTATTGAAGAAAAACCAGAACAACCAAAATCAAATTATGCTGTAACAGGTCTTTACTTCTATGATAATGATGTAGTGGAAATTGCTAAAAGTATAAAACCTTCTCCTCGTGGGGAGCTGGAAATTACCGATGTCAACAAGGTCTATCTTGAACGTGGTGACTTGTCTGTTGAACTGATGGGACGTGGCTTTGCGTGGCTTGATACAGGAACGCATGAGTCACTTTTGGAAGCAGCTCAATATATTGAAACAGTACAACGTATGCAAAATGTTCAAGTGGCAAATTTGGAAGAAATTGCTTGGAGAATGGGATATATCAGCGCAGATGACGTTTATGAATTGGCGCAACCGCTGAAGAAAAATGAGTACGGACAATATTTATTGCGTTTGATTGGGAAGGATTAG
- a CDS encoding dTDP-4-dehydrorhamnose 3,5-epimerase family protein — MTEEFFGKTLASREIEAIPGMLEFDIPVHGDNRGWFKENFQKEKMLPLGFPESFFTEGKLQNNVSFSRKNVLRGLHAEPWDKYISVADSGRVLGSWVDLREGASFGQVYQTVIDASKGIFVPRGVANGFQVLSDTVSYSYLVNDYWALDLKPKYAFVNYADPALGISWENLDEVEVSEADKKHPMLKDVKPLTEDLL; from the coding sequence ATGACTGAAGAATTTTTCGGAAAAACGTTAGCTTCTCGGGAAATTGAAGCAATTCCGGGGATGTTAGAGTTTGATATTCCAGTTCACGGAGATAATCGGGGCTGGTTTAAAGAAAATTTTCAAAAGGAAAAAATGCTACCTTTAGGGTTTCCAGAAAGTTTTTTTACTGAGGGAAAATTGCAAAATAATGTGAGCTTTTCTCGTAAGAATGTTTTAAGAGGCTTGCATGCTGAACCTTGGGATAAATATATTTCGGTGGCGGATAGCGGTCGTGTGCTAGGCTCTTGGGTAGATTTGCGCGAAGGTGCGAGTTTTGGTCAAGTTTATCAGACTGTGATTGATGCTAGCAAAGGGATTTTTGTGCCACGTGGTGTGGCAAATGGGTTTCAAGTTCTATCTGATACCGTTTCTTACTCTTATCTGGTTAATGATTATTGGGCGTTGGATTTGAAACCAAAATATGCTTTTGTTAACTATGCTGACCCAGCTTTGGGGATTTCTTGGGAAAATTTGGATGAGGTTGAGGTTTCTGAGGCGGATAAGAAGCATCCTATGCTAAAAGATGTAAAACCTTTGACAGAGGATTTGTTGTAG
- the rfbB gene encoding dTDP-glucose 4,6-dehydratase: MTEYRNIVVTGGAGFIGSNFVHYVYNNHPEVHITVLDKLTYAGNRANIEEILGERVELVVGDIADPAIVDEVASKADAIVHYAAESHNDNSLKSQDEFIQTNFIGTYTLIQAARKYNLRFHHVSTDEVYGDLPYREDLPGHGEGPGEKFTDHTPYNPSSPYSSTKAASDLIVRAWVRSFGLKATISNCSNNYGPYQHIEKFIPRQITNILSGIKPKLYGDGKNVRDWIHTEDHSSGVWTILAKGRIGETYLIGADGEKNNKEVLEQILTEMGQPADAYERVTDRAGHDLRYAIDNSKLRNELGWEPKHTDFESGLKATINWYRENEDWWKAEKAAVEAKYAETQKVL, translated from the coding sequence ATGACTGAATATAGAAATATCGTTGTCACAGGTGGTGCAGGCTTTATTGGCTCGAACTTTGTGCACTATGTTTATAACAATCATCCAGAAGTACATATTACTGTTTTGGACAAATTGACTTATGCAGGAAATCGCGCGAATATTGAAGAAATATTGGGCGAACGTGTAGAGCTTGTTGTTGGCGACATCGCTGACCCTGCCATTGTTGATGAGGTGGCAAGTAAAGCTGATGCAATTGTGCATTATGCAGCAGAAAGTCATAATGATAATAGTTTGAAATCTCAAGATGAGTTTATTCAAACCAACTTTATCGGAACTTACACATTGATTCAGGCAGCACGCAAGTATAATTTGCGTTTCCACCATGTATCAACGGATGAGGTTTATGGAGATTTACCTTATCGTGAAGATCTACCTGGGCATGGTGAAGGACCTGGTGAAAAATTTACTGACCATACGCCTTATAATCCTAGCTCTCCTTATAGCTCGACTAAGGCTGCGTCTGACTTGATTGTACGTGCGTGGGTACGCTCTTTTGGCTTAAAAGCAACGATTTCAAATTGTTCAAACAACTATGGTCCTTACCAACACATCGAAAAATTTATTCCTCGTCAGATTACAAATATTTTATCAGGAATTAAACCAAAACTTTATGGTGATGGTAAAAATGTACGAGACTGGATTCATACGGAAGACCATTCGTCAGGAGTTTGGACTATTTTAGCAAAAGGTCGGATTGGCGAAACTTACTTGATTGGTGCTGATGGAGAAAAGAACAACAAAGAAGTTTTGGAGCAAATTTTGACTGAGATGGGCCAACCAGCGGATGCTTATGAGCGTGTGACTGACCGTGCGGGTCATGATTTGCGCTATGCAATTGACAATAGCAAACTTCGTAATGAATTAGGCTGGGAACCAAAGCACACTGATTTTGAATCTGGTTTGAAAGCAACAATCAACTGGTATCGGGAAAATGAGGACTGGTGGAAGGCTGAAAAAGCGGCTGTTGAAGCGAAATACGCTGAAACTCAAAAAGTGCTATAA
- the rfbD gene encoding dTDP-4-dehydrorhamnose reductase produces MILITGGNGQLGTELRHLLDERGVVYTATDAKELDITDKAAVDSFFDENKPELVYHCAAYTAVDKAEDEGKALDEKINVDGTKNVAEAAARVGATLVYISTDYVFGGTLPVGQEWPVDAPKAPESEYGRTKHLGEEAVVASGVKHYIIRTAWVFGSFGPNFVFTMQNLAKTHDALTVVNDQHGRPTWTRTLAEFMVYLVDNDEATGFYHLTNDAKSGEDVTWFDFATEILKKTDTKVLPVDSSQFPAKAKRPFNSTMSLEKAKATGFVIPTWQDALWSMLEKGDLRENKDGLKGEISKK; encoded by the coding sequence ATGATTTTAATCACAGGTGGAAATGGACAACTCGGTACAGAATTGCGCCATTTGCTTGATGAGCGTGGTGTAGTTTATACGGCAACGGATGCAAAAGAACTTGATATTACTGACAAGGCCGCAGTGGATAGCTTTTTTGATGAAAATAAACCTGAGTTAGTTTATCATTGCGCGGCTTATACAGCGGTTGATAAAGCCGAGGATGAGGGAAAGGCGCTTGATGAAAAAATCAATGTTGATGGTACGAAAAATGTTGCTGAAGCAGCAGCTCGCGTAGGTGCAACGTTAGTCTATATCTCGACAGATTATGTATTTGGCGGTACTTTGCCTGTTGGTCAAGAATGGCCAGTTGATGCACCAAAAGCTCCTGAATCAGAATATGGACGGACGAAACATTTGGGTGAAGAAGCGGTTGTTGCAAGTGGTGTGAAGCATTATATCATTCGTACGGCTTGGGTTTTCGGCTCTTTCGGTCCAAACTTTGTCTTTACGATGCAAAATTTGGCAAAAACGCACGACGCACTCACAGTAGTCAATGACCAGCATGGACGTCCAACATGGACGCGGACACTCGCTGAATTTATGGTTTATCTGGTGGATAATGACGAAGCGACAGGATTTTATCATTTGACGAATGATGCGAAGTCTGGTGAAGATGTGACTTGGTTTGACTTTGCAACGGAAATCTTGAAAAAGACAGATACAAAAGTTTTGCCTGTTGATTCAAGCCAATTTCCAGCAAAAGCAAAACGTCCGTTTAATTCGACAATGAGTCTTGAGAAAGCGAAGGCAACGGGCTTTGTTATCCCTACTTGGCAAGATGCACTTTGGTCAATGCTTGAAAAAGGCGATTTGCGAGAAAATAAAGATGGGCTTAAAGGCGAAATCAGCAAAAAATAA
- a CDS encoding ABC transporter permease, with amino-acid sequence MNFFSRRNQILLKELVKTDFKLRYQGSVIGYLWSVLKPILLFVIMYLVFVRFMRFGASVPHFAVALLLGITIWNFFGEATGVGMLSIVSRVDLLRKVNFSKPVVIFSVILNALINLVISLVVVFGFAIINGVPFSWNIIFVIPLLIELILFTTGLTFILSTLFVYFRDLGPIWEVVMQAGFYGTPIIYPITQISTNHLFIAKLLMLNPMAQIIQDLRYILTFSNNTNPTLWQLWDNPWVIIIPYLLPILIFILGYWVFTNHAHKFAEII; translated from the coding sequence ATGAATTTCTTCAGTCGCAGAAATCAAATTCTGCTCAAAGAACTCGTCAAAACAGATTTTAAGCTTAGATATCAAGGTTCCGTTATTGGATATCTTTGGTCAGTTCTGAAACCGATTTTACTCTTTGTCATCATGTATCTTGTCTTTGTAAGATTTATGCGATTTGGTGCAAGCGTACCTCATTTTGCTGTTGCGTTACTTTTAGGGATTACAATTTGGAATTTCTTTGGTGAAGCGACAGGAGTGGGAATGTTATCCATTGTTAGTAGAGTAGATTTATTACGTAAAGTAAATTTCTCAAAACCTGTTGTGATATTTTCCGTCATTCTAAATGCTCTGATTAATCTTGTTATTTCACTTGTTGTTGTCTTTGGGTTTGCAATTATCAACGGTGTTCCATTCAGTTGGAATATCATTTTTGTTATTCCTCTCCTCATTGAATTGATACTTTTTACAACAGGTCTGACTTTTATACTATCAACTCTGTTTGTTTATTTCCGTGACCTCGGCCCAATCTGGGAAGTGGTAATGCAAGCAGGATTTTACGGTACACCGATTATTTATCCGATTACACAGATTTCTACTAATCATCTTTTTATTGCAAAGCTTCTCATGCTCAATCCAATGGCACAAATCATACAAGATTTGCGCTATATTTTGACTTTTAGTAATAATACCAATCCTACTCTTTGGCAACTTTGGGATAATCCATGGGTGATTATTATTCCATATCTATTACCAATTCTTATTTTTATTTTGGGATATTGGGTGTTCACAAATCATGCACATAAATTTGCAGAAATTATCTAA
- a CDS encoding ABC transporter ATP-binding protein, protein MSEIAVKIDHVSKSFRLPTESSASLRTTLINRLRGIKGYREQHVLKDINFEVEKGDFFGIVGRNGSGKSTLLKIISQIYTPEKGEVTVNGKLVSFIELGVGFNPELTGRENVYLNGAMLGFATEEIDAIYDEIVEFAELSEFMNQKLKNYSSGMQVRLAFSVAIKAKGDILVLDEVLAVGDEAFQRKCNEFFVDTKKDKSKTVILVTHDMSAVQRYCNKAVYISEGYAAEDTDVQHVTNLYSADNLKVTQHLEQDASADRVWLTTDSNKILTKETDKLSFTIHFEANTAETKAEKKLYLSYFLYDATRGGAAYESPAQEVNIGESLRAEIPMTNFHNTEFQLGATLRKDPSDWENDNPLSQTEVVTVTQPGDDVRFIYRNPEDKEAASLLKTL, encoded by the coding sequence ATGTCTGAAATTGCAGTAAAAATTGATCATGTCAGTAAATCTTTTCGTCTCCCAACCGAAAGTTCAGCAAGTCTTCGCACAACATTGATTAATAGACTTAGAGGCATCAAGGGGTATCGTGAACAACACGTTTTGAAAGATATCAACTTTGAAGTAGAAAAAGGAGATTTTTTTGGAATTGTTGGACGAAATGGTTCTGGTAAATCAACACTTCTAAAAATTATTTCTCAAATTTATACTCCTGAAAAAGGGGAAGTTACAGTTAATGGAAAATTAGTTAGTTTTATTGAGTTAGGCGTTGGCTTTAATCCAGAACTTACAGGGCGCGAGAATGTTTATCTCAACGGTGCTATGCTTGGATTTGCTACAGAAGAGATTGATGCTATATATGACGAAATTGTCGAATTTGCAGAGCTTAGCGAGTTTATGAATCAGAAATTAAAAAATTATTCCAGCGGAATGCAAGTTCGTTTGGCATTTTCTGTCGCTATAAAGGCAAAAGGAGATATTCTTGTTCTTGATGAAGTTTTAGCTGTTGGGGATGAGGCTTTCCAGCGTAAGTGTAATGAATTCTTTGTTGATACCAAGAAAGATAAATCAAAAACTGTTATTCTCGTAACACATGACATGAGCGCCGTTCAGCGTTATTGTAATAAAGCAGTATATATTTCAGAAGGCTACGCTGCTGAAGATACTGACGTCCAACATGTAACTAATCTTTATTCAGCTGATAATCTGAAAGTTACGCAACATCTTGAACAAGATGCCTCAGCAGACCGTGTTTGGCTGACAACAGATTCTAACAAAATACTGACAAAGGAAACGGATAAACTTTCTTTTACTATCCACTTTGAAGCTAATACTGCTGAAACAAAGGCTGAAAAAAAACTGTATTTGTCTTATTTTCTCTATGATGCTACTCGAGGAGGAGCGGCTTATGAATCGCCAGCACAGGAAGTCAATATCGGAGAGAGTTTGAGAGCAGAAATTCCGATGACAAATTTCCATAATACAGAATTTCAGCTTGGTGCAACACTTCGTAAAGACCCATCAGATTGGGAAAATGATAATCCTCTATCACAAACAGAAGTTGTTACAGTGACACAGCCAGGAGATGATGTTCGCTTTATTTATCGTAATCCAGAAGACAAGGAAGCTGCAAGCCTGCTCAAAACACTTTAA
- a CDS encoding rhamnan synthesis F family protein yields MPTNFERAKYILTQNPKLLAKIPQKFLQRVRQYFHPFADLQLKINRNKRAKTREMNNYKNPKRALVYVIYENQSNLQTYKLTFLSALSDLSDKTLIIVNGDLPDEDIEKLSKYGDVEKRENSGYDTAAFRYGILQLVSELTSFDELLLVNDTNVGPMTDLSLVFQKMSAKRLDFWGISYGEKQVDFTGFNPYGTIPEHLQSYFLVIEKNMFQSPEFIQYWQELSDTDSRNKAIGRHETVFTKYFSDLGFLHGAVSGNNADSAMYIHPLTMLKDFDVPLVKYTAFVNDTDDKFAWQGLERRTEVPELIDYIKTETNFPNEILSEVLETIRHTPHSEHILIIDGVENQIPQCTRYRVTNKAEQLRSLGYTVWTVNASEFQMGYAEYASQIIIYRAPYSERFKKLIDLAHKYHKPVFYDIDDLVYDTLYTNQLDYIRTLSVDEKRKYDLGVKNYGKLMKLCDAFITSTTDLKKELLKLGKPVYLNRNLASEELISISERARAEVQKDTAKVKIGYFSGSITHNENFKLVMPVIVRILKDFPQVELHLVGHLLIPNELQDYKKQLVIHNYVDWLELPALVAEVDVNIAPLVDTIFNRAKSEIKWMEAALVGVPTIASNIGAFTESIDNGKTGILAEDIEWQEKLRQLIIQKDLRQTIAESTYRKVRTDFRVKGHHDELTEKLNEFS; encoded by the coding sequence ATGCCAACAAATTTTGAGCGTGCAAAATATATTTTAACTCAAAATCCAAAATTACTTGCAAAAATTCCCCAAAAATTCTTGCAGAGAGTTCGTCAATATTTTCATCCTTTCGCTGACCTCCAGTTGAAAATTAATAGAAATAAGCGCGCAAAAACGCGTGAAATGAATAATTATAAAAACCCAAAACGTGCTCTCGTTTACGTAATATATGAAAATCAGTCAAATTTACAAACATATAAATTAACATTTCTATCTGCATTATCAGATTTGTCTGACAAGACTCTAATTATTGTGAACGGTGATTTACCTGATGAAGATATAGAAAAGCTGTCTAAATATGGAGATGTTGAGAAGCGTGAAAATTCGGGTTACGATACAGCTGCTTTTAGATATGGAATTTTGCAACTTGTATCTGAATTAACAAGTTTTGATGAGTTACTTTTAGTTAACGATACAAATGTGGGACCAATGACCGATTTATCATTAGTTTTTCAAAAAATGTCAGCAAAACGATTAGATTTTTGGGGGATTTCATATGGAGAAAAGCAAGTAGATTTTACAGGATTTAATCCTTATGGCACAATTCCTGAGCATCTACAGTCATATTTTCTTGTGATTGAAAAGAATATGTTTCAATCTCCCGAATTTATTCAATATTGGCAGGAGCTTTCTGATACTGATTCAAGAAATAAAGCGATTGGAAGACATGAAACAGTTTTTACAAAGTATTTCTCAGATTTAGGGTTTTTACACGGTGCAGTTTCTGGTAATAATGCAGATTCTGCAATGTATATTCATCCATTGACGATGTTGAAAGATTTTGATGTCCCTTTGGTAAAATATACAGCATTTGTCAATGATACTGATGATAAGTTTGCATGGCAAGGCTTAGAGAGACGGACAGAAGTACCTGAATTGATTGATTATATTAAAACAGAAACTAATTTTCCGAATGAGATACTTTCCGAGGTTTTGGAAACGATTAGACATACTCCTCACTCTGAGCATATACTCATAATTGACGGAGTTGAGAATCAGATACCACAGTGCACAAGATATAGAGTGACAAATAAGGCTGAACAGCTTCGGAGCCTAGGTTATACTGTTTGGACAGTGAATGCTAGTGAATTTCAAATGGGGTATGCGGAATATGCTAGTCAAATTATTATTTATCGTGCTCCATATAGTGAACGATTCAAAAAGTTAATTGACTTGGCTCATAAGTATCATAAGCCTGTTTTTTATGATATTGATGATCTCGTCTATGATACTCTTTATACAAATCAGTTAGATTATATACGTACCTTGAGTGTAGACGAGAAGAGAAAATATGATTTAGGCGTAAAAAACTATGGTAAACTGATGAAATTATGTGATGCGTTCATCACTTCAACAACAGATTTGAAAAAAGAGCTATTAAAATTAGGAAAACCAGTGTATCTCAATCGAAATCTTGCGAGTGAGGAATTGATTTCTATAAGTGAAAGAGCACGTGCAGAGGTTCAGAAAGACACTGCAAAAGTAAAAATTGGATATTTTTCTGGTTCTATCACGCACAATGAAAATTTCAAGTTAGTCATGCCTGTGATTGTAAGAATTTTGAAAGATTTTCCACAGGTAGAGTTGCATCTTGTAGGACATTTATTAATTCCTAATGAATTGCAGGATTATAAAAAGCAATTGGTTATACATAACTATGTAGATTGGTTAGAATTGCCAGCATTAGTAGCAGAGGTGGATGTTAATATAGCACCACTTGTTGACACGATTTTTAATCGAGCTAAATCTGAAATTAAATGGATGGAAGCAGCATTAGTAGGAGTACCGACAATAGCAAGTAATATTGGTGCTTTTACTGAAAGTATAGACAATGGGAAAACAGGTATTCTTGCTGAGGACATTGAGTGGCAAGAAAAGTTAAGACAACTCATTATCCAAAAAGACTTACGCCAAACAATTGCCGAATCAACTTATCGAAAGGTGCGAACTGATTTTCGAGTTAAAGGACACCATGATGAATTAACGGAGAAACTTAATGAATTTTCTTAA
- a CDS encoding DUF2142 domain-containing protein — translation MNFLKNTGKELLKNRWWMLAFFLILILSQFAIQYRPLIIPKKYLFIVIVAMLLLFSLTRLREIKKLPLNTFLIIMILGTVNTLVLPVRQELDENTHFFYAVQIADGQFFKRDFNQMKFLQMSPNFLEITQLPSKPEYGSKTNTNLYSREFLRLKNQKNDYSHAGPITGIANPVYYPSALGIALGRFISPYLFVSYYLGRVFNLLMYALLAFFAVKKSKRYQLPLFVVAFLPYTLWITAGYNYDALYYGVILLFLSQLTNLFTEEKGISLKQMVRISLTGLLLVFCKAPMALLIILPFFLPKKVFASNKVRLQALGMLAFSSALIFAWVKQGMILEKLRLIFGRTLPDTAGGAGGNVGRVDYFLTHPLYTVTTGLRTVFDIPSTIKDSIASPQPFLNKIYSSGAVELFNILLVALLFVLVSLQLDFQVSKRIKIVTIVLFGAITAGIIYAISGDSRVFHIGDLTVAGVQGRYHFYILAFLPIFLEKPVKKIFDRKMVGSERTNDFNIQKFVVSAVLVMTFVNTCIGLFGYL, via the coding sequence ATGAATTTTCTTAAAAACACAGGAAAAGAATTATTAAAGAATCGCTGGTGGATGTTAGCTTTCTTTTTGATTTTAATACTATCACAATTTGCTATACAGTATCGTCCTTTGATTATCCCAAAGAAGTATTTATTCATTGTGATTGTAGCTATGCTACTGCTCTTTTCTTTGACGAGACTTCGAGAGATTAAAAAATTACCTCTTAATACGTTTCTAATAATTATGATTTTGGGCACTGTAAATACTTTGGTATTACCAGTGCGACAAGAATTGGACGAAAATACTCACTTTTTCTACGCTGTACAAATCGCTGATGGACAGTTTTTTAAAAGAGATTTTAACCAAATGAAGTTTCTTCAAATGTCCCCCAATTTTTTGGAAATAACACAGCTTCCTAGTAAACCAGAATATGGAAGTAAGACCAATACGAATCTTTATTCTCGAGAATTTTTGCGTCTTAAGAACCAGAAAAATGACTATTCACATGCAGGGCCAATTACAGGAATTGCTAATCCAGTTTATTATCCTTCGGCTTTAGGAATTGCATTAGGACGTTTTATTAGTCCATATCTTTTTGTAAGTTACTATTTGGGCCGAGTATTTAACTTGTTGATGTATGCATTGTTGGCATTTTTTGCAGTCAAAAAAAGCAAAAGATACCAACTTCCTCTTTTTGTTGTCGCATTTTTACCATATACCTTGTGGATTACGGCAGGCTATAATTATGATGCGCTTTACTATGGTGTAATCTTGCTTTTTCTATCTCAGCTGACCAATCTTTTTACAGAGGAAAAAGGTATTAGTTTAAAACAAATGGTGCGAATATCATTGACTGGATTGTTACTTGTTTTTTGTAAAGCTCCAATGGCGCTTCTGATAATCCTCCCATTTTTCTTGCCTAAAAAGGTTTTTGCTTCAAATAAGGTGAGACTACAAGCACTAGGAATGCTCGCTTTTTCTTCAGCTTTGATATTTGCGTGGGTTAAACAGGGGATGATCCTTGAGAAATTACGCCTTATCTTTGGGAGAACTCTACCAGATACTGCTGGGGGTGCAGGTGGAAATGTTGGAAGAGTAGATTATTTTCTAACACATCCGTTATATACGGTAACAACAGGGTTACGAACAGTTTTCGATATTCCGTCCACTATAAAAGATTCTATTGCAAGCCCACAGCCCTTTTTAAATAAAATCTACTCGTCAGGTGCAGTCGAATTATTTAATATTTTGCTAGTGGCATTACTTTTCGTTTTGGTGAGCTTACAGCTGGACTTTCAAGTTTCTAAACGCATCAAAATTGTGACTATTGTTCTGTTTGGTGCCATTACAGCAGGGATTATTTATGCGATTTCGGGAGATTCACGTGTTTTTCATATTGGAGATTTAACAGTGGCAGGAGTACAAGGCCGTTATCATTTTTACATCTTGGCGTTCTTGCCAATATTTTTAGAAAAACCAGTCAAAAAAATTTTTGATCGAAAAATGGTGGGTTCTGAAAGAACAAACGACTTTAACATTCAAAAATTTGTTGTTAGTGCCGTTTTAGTGATGACATTTGTTAATACTTGTATTGGATTGTTTGGGTATTTATGA
- a CDS encoding glycosyltransferase family 4 protein encodes MMKNILFISPTGTLDNGAEISIFNLQKVLVKQGYHVINVTQASGDIPYITAFESAGIKNFMLDAVKWWWEDAPGPVQGTQRELYHYYREHIASIQHIVEDEKIDLIITNSVNMFQGAVVAAIEGIPHFWLIHEFPEDEFSYYVDKLDFVNEFSTEIFAVQGRLQEKLQEIIHNRKIHSFYPFTKISDTPLSVGEKTRIVSVGRLTERKNQLELLEAYSKLNRPEIELILIGNFDKEYKQKVVKFIDEKAFKNVTLVGPQDNPWSLITDKDIFVSSSKMETFGLVYVEALLHGVPSIVSNNPGHLSANDIFDFGKFYEIGNTDQLVNLLADSLKNFDTQKKESLSVLTELRKAYSVGKAYQEIMDFIERDFDKKSNSIRHLSKLLMLNDHNPDKLTARIKRIIKTILIKTRILR; translated from the coding sequence ATGATGAAAAATATATTATTTATTTCCCCAACTGGAACGCTTGATAATGGAGCCGAAATTTCAATTTTTAATCTTCAAAAGGTACTGGTAAAACAAGGCTATCATGTGATAAATGTAACGCAAGCTTCTGGAGATATACCATATATAACAGCGTTTGAGTCCGCAGGTATCAAAAACTTTATGTTAGATGCAGTCAAATGGTGGTGGGAAGATGCACCAGGTCCTGTTCAAGGAACTCAGCGTGAACTCTATCATTATTATCGTGAACATATTGCAAGTATTCAACATATAGTAGAAGATGAGAAAATTGATTTAATTATCACTAATTCTGTGAATATGTTTCAAGGAGCAGTGGTTGCTGCGATAGAAGGCATTCCCCATTTTTGGCTTATCCATGAATTTCCTGAGGACGAGTTTTCATACTATGTGGACAAGCTAGATTTCGTAAATGAATTTTCGACAGAAATTTTTGCAGTGCAGGGTCGCTTACAAGAAAAGTTACAAGAAATTATTCATAATCGCAAAATTCACAGTTTTTACCCGTTTACAAAAATTTCTGATACTCCTTTATCAGTTGGTGAGAAAACGCGCATAGTGTCTGTTGGTCGACTCACAGAAAGAAAAAATCAATTGGAATTGCTTGAGGCTTATAGCAAATTAAACCGCCCCGAAATTGAGTTGATTTTAATTGGAAACTTTGATAAGGAATACAAGCAAAAAGTTGTAAAATTCATTGATGAAAAAGCCTTTAAAAACGTGACTTTGGTTGGTCCACAAGATAATCCGTGGTCATTAATTACTGACAAAGATATTTTTGTCAGTTCTTCAAAAATGGAAACTTTTGGTTTGGTCTATGTTGAGGCATTATTGCATGGTGTGCCGAGTATTGTGTCAAATAATCCAGGACATCTGTCAGCAAACGATATTTTTGATTTTGGAAAATTTTATGAAATAGGAAATACTGATCAGTTGGTAAATTTACTTGCCGACAGTCTTAAAAATTTCGATACACAGAAAAAAGAGAGTCTGTCAGTACTGACAGAACTTCGCAAAGCTTATTCTGTGGGAAAAGCTTATCAAGAAATCATGGATTTTATCGAAAGAGATTTTGACAAAAAATCAAACTCTATCAGGCATTTATCAAAATTACTGATGCTTAATGATCACAATCCAGATAAACTGACAGCTAGAATCAAACGCATTATCAAAACCATACTCATCAAAACGAGGATTTTACGATGA